The Oncorhynchus masou masou isolate Uvic2021 chromosome 6, UVic_Omas_1.1, whole genome shotgun sequence genome has a window encoding:
- the LOC135542562 gene encoding RNA-binding motif, single-stranded-interacting protein 1-like isoform X1 has translation MIFANTANPLKSTYRKQSYPMAPASPSTVSTSSNSSTTGWDQLSKTNLYIRGLPPATTDLDLVKLCQPYGKIVSAKAILDKTTNKCKGYGFVDFDSPAAAQKAVHALKTSGIQAQMAKQQQEQDPTNLYISNLPVSVDEQELEGLLRPFGQVISTRVLRDYSGASRGVGFARMESKEMCNSVIAHFNGKFIKTAPGTTAPSEPLLCKFADGQRKRHSHSPYIPSGRTWPREGELRLGGMTLTYDPTSAAMQNGYYASPYTLTANRMMTQQAMSPYMSPVTSYQVQNPSWMAHQPYIMQHPQAVMSPSVDHSMTMQPTAIMTQQMGHLSLGSSGAQYISANAAVQAAYMPQYAHMQQTAVSSEFFPLQENGSQQQMDSSNNSSPYSQQSK, from the exons ATGATCTTTGCAAACACTGCCAACCCGTTGAAGAGCACATATCGGAAGCAG TCGTACCCCATGGCTCCAGCCAGCCCCAGCACGGTGAGcaccagcagcaacagcagcaccaCAGGATGGGACCAGCTCAGCAAAACGAATCTGTACATCCGCGGCCTGCCTCCAGCAACCACTGACCTGGACCTAGTCAAGCTCTGCCAGCC ATACGGCAAGATCGTATCGGCAAAGGCCATCCTCGATAAAACAACGAACAAATGTAAAG GGTATGGGTTTGTGGACTTTGACAGCCCTGCAGCAGCCCAGAAGGCGGTCCATGCCCTAAAGACCAGTGGAATACAAGCCCAGATGGCTAAG CAGCAACAGGAGCAGGACCCCACCAACCTGTACATCTCCAACCTGCCTGTGTCTGTAGATGAGCAGGAGCTGGAGGGGTTGCTGAGGCCTTTTGGACAGGTCATCTCCACCCGCGTCCTCAGAGACTACAGCGGGGCCAGCAGGGGGGTCGGCTTCGCCAG GATGGAGTCCAAGGAGATGTGTAACTCAGTCATAGCCCACTTCAATGGGAAGTTTATCAAGACGGCGCCTGGAACTACGG CTCCCTCTGAGCCTCTGCTGTGTAAGTTTGCTGATGGTCAGAGGAAGAGGCACAGCCACAGTCCCTACATCCCCAGCGGTCGCACATGGCCCCGAGAGGGAGAGCTCAGACTA GGCGGGATGACTCTCACCTACGACCCCACCTCAGCTGCTATGCAGAACGGCTATTATGCCTCTCCCTACACCCTAACGGCCAATAGGATGATGACTCAGCAAGCCATGTCTCCCTACATGTCTCCTGTCACCTCCTACCAG GTACAGAATCCTTCCTGGATGGCCCACCAGCCTTACATCATGCAACACCCA caGGCTGTAATGTCGCCCTCTGTGGACCACTCCATGACAATGCAGCCCACCGCCATCATGACACAGCAGATGGGCCATCTCTCATTGGGCAGCAGTGGAGCG CAGTATATTTCAGCCAACGCTGCAGTCCAGGCAGCCTATATGCCTCAGTACGCCCACATGCAGCAGACAGCCGTAAGTTCCGAG TTTTTCCCTCTTCAGGAAAATGGTTCACAGCAGCAAATGGATTCGTCCAACAATTCGTCTCCCTACAGTCAACAGAGCAAGTAG
- the LOC135542562 gene encoding RNA-binding motif, single-stranded-interacting protein 1-like isoform X4, with protein sequence MIFANTANPLKSTYRKQSYPMAPASPSTVSTSSNSSTTGWDQLSKTNLYIRGLPPATTDLDLVKLCQPYGKIVSAKAILDKTTNKCKGYGFVDFDSPAAAQKAVHALKTSGIQAQMAKQQEQDPTNLYISNLPVSVDEQELEGLLRPFGQVISTRVLRDYSGASRGVGFARMESKEMCNSVIAHFNGKFIKTAPGTTAPSEPLLCKFADGQRKRHSHSPYIPSGRTWPREGELRLGGMTLTYDPTSAAMQNGYYASPYTLTANRMMTQQAMSPYMSPVTSYQVQNPSWMAHQPYIMQHPQAVMSPSVDHSMTMQPTAIMTQQMGHLSLGSSGAYISANAAVQAAYMPQYAHMQQTAVSSEFFPLQENGSQQQMDSSNNSSPYSQQSK encoded by the exons ATGATCTTTGCAAACACTGCCAACCCGTTGAAGAGCACATATCGGAAGCAG TCGTACCCCATGGCTCCAGCCAGCCCCAGCACGGTGAGcaccagcagcaacagcagcaccaCAGGATGGGACCAGCTCAGCAAAACGAATCTGTACATCCGCGGCCTGCCTCCAGCAACCACTGACCTGGACCTAGTCAAGCTCTGCCAGCC ATACGGCAAGATCGTATCGGCAAAGGCCATCCTCGATAAAACAACGAACAAATGTAAAG GGTATGGGTTTGTGGACTTTGACAGCCCTGCAGCAGCCCAGAAGGCGGTCCATGCCCTAAAGACCAGTGGAATACAAGCCCAGATGGCTAAG CAACAGGAGCAGGACCCCACCAACCTGTACATCTCCAACCTGCCTGTGTCTGTAGATGAGCAGGAGCTGGAGGGGTTGCTGAGGCCTTTTGGACAGGTCATCTCCACCCGCGTCCTCAGAGACTACAGCGGGGCCAGCAGGGGGGTCGGCTTCGCCAG GATGGAGTCCAAGGAGATGTGTAACTCAGTCATAGCCCACTTCAATGGGAAGTTTATCAAGACGGCGCCTGGAACTACGG CTCCCTCTGAGCCTCTGCTGTGTAAGTTTGCTGATGGTCAGAGGAAGAGGCACAGCCACAGTCCCTACATCCCCAGCGGTCGCACATGGCCCCGAGAGGGAGAGCTCAGACTA GGCGGGATGACTCTCACCTACGACCCCACCTCAGCTGCTATGCAGAACGGCTATTATGCCTCTCCCTACACCCTAACGGCCAATAGGATGATGACTCAGCAAGCCATGTCTCCCTACATGTCTCCTGTCACCTCCTACCAG GTACAGAATCCTTCCTGGATGGCCCACCAGCCTTACATCATGCAACACCCA caGGCTGTAATGTCGCCCTCTGTGGACCACTCCATGACAATGCAGCCCACCGCCATCATGACACAGCAGATGGGCCATCTCTCATTGGGCAGCAGTGGAGCG TATATTTCAGCCAACGCTGCAGTCCAGGCAGCCTATATGCCTCAGTACGCCCACATGCAGCAGACAGCCGTAAGTTCCGAG TTTTTCCCTCTTCAGGAAAATGGTTCACAGCAGCAAATGGATTCGTCCAACAATTCGTCTCCCTACAGTCAACAGAGCAAGTAG
- the LOC135542562 gene encoding RNA-binding motif, single-stranded-interacting protein 1-like isoform X3, with protein MIFANTANPLKSTYRKQSYPMAPASPSTVSTSSNSSTTGWDQLSKTNLYIRGLPPATTDLDLVKLCQPYGKIVSAKAILDKTTNKCKGYGFVDFDSPAAAQKAVHALKTSGIQAQMAKQQQEQDPTNLYISNLPVSVDEQELEGLLRPFGQVISTRVLRDYSGASRGVGFARMESKEMCNSVIAHFNGKFIKTAPGTTAPSEPLLCKFADGQRKRHSHSPYIPSGRTWPREGELRLGGMTLTYDPTSAAMQNGYYASPYTLTANRMMTQQAMSPYMSPVTSYQVQNPSWMAHQPYIMQHPQAVMSPSVDHSMTMQPTAIMTQQMGHLSLGSSGAYISANAAVQAAYMPQYAHMQQTAVSSEFFPLQENGSQQQMDSSNNSSPYSQQSK; from the exons ATGATCTTTGCAAACACTGCCAACCCGTTGAAGAGCACATATCGGAAGCAG TCGTACCCCATGGCTCCAGCCAGCCCCAGCACGGTGAGcaccagcagcaacagcagcaccaCAGGATGGGACCAGCTCAGCAAAACGAATCTGTACATCCGCGGCCTGCCTCCAGCAACCACTGACCTGGACCTAGTCAAGCTCTGCCAGCC ATACGGCAAGATCGTATCGGCAAAGGCCATCCTCGATAAAACAACGAACAAATGTAAAG GGTATGGGTTTGTGGACTTTGACAGCCCTGCAGCAGCCCAGAAGGCGGTCCATGCCCTAAAGACCAGTGGAATACAAGCCCAGATGGCTAAG CAGCAACAGGAGCAGGACCCCACCAACCTGTACATCTCCAACCTGCCTGTGTCTGTAGATGAGCAGGAGCTGGAGGGGTTGCTGAGGCCTTTTGGACAGGTCATCTCCACCCGCGTCCTCAGAGACTACAGCGGGGCCAGCAGGGGGGTCGGCTTCGCCAG GATGGAGTCCAAGGAGATGTGTAACTCAGTCATAGCCCACTTCAATGGGAAGTTTATCAAGACGGCGCCTGGAACTACGG CTCCCTCTGAGCCTCTGCTGTGTAAGTTTGCTGATGGTCAGAGGAAGAGGCACAGCCACAGTCCCTACATCCCCAGCGGTCGCACATGGCCCCGAGAGGGAGAGCTCAGACTA GGCGGGATGACTCTCACCTACGACCCCACCTCAGCTGCTATGCAGAACGGCTATTATGCCTCTCCCTACACCCTAACGGCCAATAGGATGATGACTCAGCAAGCCATGTCTCCCTACATGTCTCCTGTCACCTCCTACCAG GTACAGAATCCTTCCTGGATGGCCCACCAGCCTTACATCATGCAACACCCA caGGCTGTAATGTCGCCCTCTGTGGACCACTCCATGACAATGCAGCCCACCGCCATCATGACACAGCAGATGGGCCATCTCTCATTGGGCAGCAGTGGAGCG TATATTTCAGCCAACGCTGCAGTCCAGGCAGCCTATATGCCTCAGTACGCCCACATGCAGCAGACAGCCGTAAGTTCCGAG TTTTTCCCTCTTCAGGAAAATGGTTCACAGCAGCAAATGGATTCGTCCAACAATTCGTCTCCCTACAGTCAACAGAGCAAGTAG
- the LOC135542562 gene encoding RNA-binding motif, single-stranded-interacting protein 1-like isoform X10: MIFANTANPLKSTYRKQSYPMAPASPSTVSTSSNSSTTGWDQLSKTNLYIRGLPPATTDLDLVKLCQPYGKIVSAKAILDKTTNKCKGYGFVDFDSPAAAQKAVHALKTSGIQAQMAKQQEQDPTNLYISNLPVSVDEQELEGLLRPFGQVISTRVLRDYSGASRGVGFARMESKEMCNSVIAHFNGKFIKTAPGTTAPSEPLLCKFADGQRKRHSHSPYIPSGRTWPREGELRLGGMTLTYDPTSAAMQNGYYASPYTLTANRMMTQQAMSPYMSPVTSYQVQNPSWMAHQPYIMQHPQAVMSPSVDHSMTMQPTAIMTQQMGHLSLGSSGAQYISANAAVQAAYMPQYAHMQQTAENGSQQQMDSSNNSSPYSQQSK; this comes from the exons ATGATCTTTGCAAACACTGCCAACCCGTTGAAGAGCACATATCGGAAGCAG TCGTACCCCATGGCTCCAGCCAGCCCCAGCACGGTGAGcaccagcagcaacagcagcaccaCAGGATGGGACCAGCTCAGCAAAACGAATCTGTACATCCGCGGCCTGCCTCCAGCAACCACTGACCTGGACCTAGTCAAGCTCTGCCAGCC ATACGGCAAGATCGTATCGGCAAAGGCCATCCTCGATAAAACAACGAACAAATGTAAAG GGTATGGGTTTGTGGACTTTGACAGCCCTGCAGCAGCCCAGAAGGCGGTCCATGCCCTAAAGACCAGTGGAATACAAGCCCAGATGGCTAAG CAACAGGAGCAGGACCCCACCAACCTGTACATCTCCAACCTGCCTGTGTCTGTAGATGAGCAGGAGCTGGAGGGGTTGCTGAGGCCTTTTGGACAGGTCATCTCCACCCGCGTCCTCAGAGACTACAGCGGGGCCAGCAGGGGGGTCGGCTTCGCCAG GATGGAGTCCAAGGAGATGTGTAACTCAGTCATAGCCCACTTCAATGGGAAGTTTATCAAGACGGCGCCTGGAACTACGG CTCCCTCTGAGCCTCTGCTGTGTAAGTTTGCTGATGGTCAGAGGAAGAGGCACAGCCACAGTCCCTACATCCCCAGCGGTCGCACATGGCCCCGAGAGGGAGAGCTCAGACTA GGCGGGATGACTCTCACCTACGACCCCACCTCAGCTGCTATGCAGAACGGCTATTATGCCTCTCCCTACACCCTAACGGCCAATAGGATGATGACTCAGCAAGCCATGTCTCCCTACATGTCTCCTGTCACCTCCTACCAG GTACAGAATCCTTCCTGGATGGCCCACCAGCCTTACATCATGCAACACCCA caGGCTGTAATGTCGCCCTCTGTGGACCACTCCATGACAATGCAGCCCACCGCCATCATGACACAGCAGATGGGCCATCTCTCATTGGGCAGCAGTGGAGCG CAGTATATTTCAGCCAACGCTGCAGTCCAGGCAGCCTATATGCCTCAGTACGCCCACATGCAGCAGACAGCC GAAAATGGTTCACAGCAGCAAATGGATTCGTCCAACAATTCGTCTCCCTACAGTCAACAGAGCAAGTAG
- the LOC135542562 gene encoding RNA-binding motif, single-stranded-interacting protein 1-like isoform X9 has protein sequence MIFANTANPLKSTYRKQSYPMAPASPSTVSTSSNSSTTGWDQLSKTNLYIRGLPPATTDLDLVKLCQPYGKIVSAKAILDKTTNKCKGYGFVDFDSPAAAQKAVHALKTSGIQAQMAKQQQEQDPTNLYISNLPVSVDEQELEGLLRPFGQVISTRVLRDYSGASRGVGFARMESKEMCNSVIAHFNGKFIKTAPGTTAPSEPLLCKFADGQRKRHSHSPYIPSGRTWPREGELRLGGMTLTYDPTSAAMQNGYYASPYTLTANRMMTQQAMSPYMSPVTSYQVQNPSWMAHQPYIMQHPQAVMSPSVDHSMTMQPTAIMTQQMGHLSLGSSGAQYISANAAVQAAYMPQYAHMQQTAENGSQQQMDSSNNSSPYSQQSK, from the exons ATGATCTTTGCAAACACTGCCAACCCGTTGAAGAGCACATATCGGAAGCAG TCGTACCCCATGGCTCCAGCCAGCCCCAGCACGGTGAGcaccagcagcaacagcagcaccaCAGGATGGGACCAGCTCAGCAAAACGAATCTGTACATCCGCGGCCTGCCTCCAGCAACCACTGACCTGGACCTAGTCAAGCTCTGCCAGCC ATACGGCAAGATCGTATCGGCAAAGGCCATCCTCGATAAAACAACGAACAAATGTAAAG GGTATGGGTTTGTGGACTTTGACAGCCCTGCAGCAGCCCAGAAGGCGGTCCATGCCCTAAAGACCAGTGGAATACAAGCCCAGATGGCTAAG CAGCAACAGGAGCAGGACCCCACCAACCTGTACATCTCCAACCTGCCTGTGTCTGTAGATGAGCAGGAGCTGGAGGGGTTGCTGAGGCCTTTTGGACAGGTCATCTCCACCCGCGTCCTCAGAGACTACAGCGGGGCCAGCAGGGGGGTCGGCTTCGCCAG GATGGAGTCCAAGGAGATGTGTAACTCAGTCATAGCCCACTTCAATGGGAAGTTTATCAAGACGGCGCCTGGAACTACGG CTCCCTCTGAGCCTCTGCTGTGTAAGTTTGCTGATGGTCAGAGGAAGAGGCACAGCCACAGTCCCTACATCCCCAGCGGTCGCACATGGCCCCGAGAGGGAGAGCTCAGACTA GGCGGGATGACTCTCACCTACGACCCCACCTCAGCTGCTATGCAGAACGGCTATTATGCCTCTCCCTACACCCTAACGGCCAATAGGATGATGACTCAGCAAGCCATGTCTCCCTACATGTCTCCTGTCACCTCCTACCAG GTACAGAATCCTTCCTGGATGGCCCACCAGCCTTACATCATGCAACACCCA caGGCTGTAATGTCGCCCTCTGTGGACCACTCCATGACAATGCAGCCCACCGCCATCATGACACAGCAGATGGGCCATCTCTCATTGGGCAGCAGTGGAGCG CAGTATATTTCAGCCAACGCTGCAGTCCAGGCAGCCTATATGCCTCAGTACGCCCACATGCAGCAGACAGCC GAAAATGGTTCACAGCAGCAAATGGATTCGTCCAACAATTCGTCTCCCTACAGTCAACAGAGCAAGTAG
- the LOC135542562 gene encoding RNA-binding motif, single-stranded-interacting protein 1-like isoform X11 produces the protein MIFANTANPLKSTYRKQSYPMAPASPSTVSTSSNSSTTGWDQLSKTNLYIRGLPPATTDLDLVKLCQPYGKIVSAKAILDKTTNKCKGYGFVDFDSPAAAQKAVHALKTSGIQAQMAKQQQEQDPTNLYISNLPVSVDEQELEGLLRPFGQVISTRVLRDYSGASRGVGFARMESKEMCNSVIAHFNGKFIKTAPGTTAPSEPLLCKFADGQRKRHSHSPYIPSGRTWPREGELRLGGMTLTYDPTSAAMQNGYYASPYTLTANRMMTQQAMSPYMSPVTSYQVQNPSWMAHQPYIMQHPQAVMSPSVDHSMTMQPTAIMTQQMGHLSLGSSGAYISANAAVQAAYMPQYAHMQQTAENGSQQQMDSSNNSSPYSQQSK, from the exons ATGATCTTTGCAAACACTGCCAACCCGTTGAAGAGCACATATCGGAAGCAG TCGTACCCCATGGCTCCAGCCAGCCCCAGCACGGTGAGcaccagcagcaacagcagcaccaCAGGATGGGACCAGCTCAGCAAAACGAATCTGTACATCCGCGGCCTGCCTCCAGCAACCACTGACCTGGACCTAGTCAAGCTCTGCCAGCC ATACGGCAAGATCGTATCGGCAAAGGCCATCCTCGATAAAACAACGAACAAATGTAAAG GGTATGGGTTTGTGGACTTTGACAGCCCTGCAGCAGCCCAGAAGGCGGTCCATGCCCTAAAGACCAGTGGAATACAAGCCCAGATGGCTAAG CAGCAACAGGAGCAGGACCCCACCAACCTGTACATCTCCAACCTGCCTGTGTCTGTAGATGAGCAGGAGCTGGAGGGGTTGCTGAGGCCTTTTGGACAGGTCATCTCCACCCGCGTCCTCAGAGACTACAGCGGGGCCAGCAGGGGGGTCGGCTTCGCCAG GATGGAGTCCAAGGAGATGTGTAACTCAGTCATAGCCCACTTCAATGGGAAGTTTATCAAGACGGCGCCTGGAACTACGG CTCCCTCTGAGCCTCTGCTGTGTAAGTTTGCTGATGGTCAGAGGAAGAGGCACAGCCACAGTCCCTACATCCCCAGCGGTCGCACATGGCCCCGAGAGGGAGAGCTCAGACTA GGCGGGATGACTCTCACCTACGACCCCACCTCAGCTGCTATGCAGAACGGCTATTATGCCTCTCCCTACACCCTAACGGCCAATAGGATGATGACTCAGCAAGCCATGTCTCCCTACATGTCTCCTGTCACCTCCTACCAG GTACAGAATCCTTCCTGGATGGCCCACCAGCCTTACATCATGCAACACCCA caGGCTGTAATGTCGCCCTCTGTGGACCACTCCATGACAATGCAGCCCACCGCCATCATGACACAGCAGATGGGCCATCTCTCATTGGGCAGCAGTGGAGCG TATATTTCAGCCAACGCTGCAGTCCAGGCAGCCTATATGCCTCAGTACGCCCACATGCAGCAGACAGCC GAAAATGGTTCACAGCAGCAAATGGATTCGTCCAACAATTCGTCTCCCTACAGTCAACAGAGCAAGTAG
- the LOC135542562 gene encoding RNA-binding motif, single-stranded-interacting protein 1-like isoform X6: MIFANTANPLKSTYRKQSYPMAPASPSTVSTSSNSSTTGWDQLSKTNLYIRGLPPATTDLDLVKLCQPYGKIVSAKAILDKTTNKCKGYGFVDFDSPAAAQKAVHALKTSGIQAQMAKQQQEQDPTNLYISNLPVSVDEQELEGLLRPFGQVISTRVLRDYSGASRGVGFARMESKEMCNSVIAHFNGKFIKTAPGTTAPSEPLLCKFADGQRKRHSHSPYIPSGRTWPREGELRLGGMTLTYDPTSAAMQNGYYASPYTLTANRMMTQQAMSPYMSPVTSYQVQNPSWMAHQPYIMQHPQAVMSPSVDHSMTMQPTAIMTQQMGHLSLGSSGAQYISANAAVQAAYMPQYAHMQQTAVSSEENGSQQQMDSSNNSSPYSQQSK; this comes from the exons ATGATCTTTGCAAACACTGCCAACCCGTTGAAGAGCACATATCGGAAGCAG TCGTACCCCATGGCTCCAGCCAGCCCCAGCACGGTGAGcaccagcagcaacagcagcaccaCAGGATGGGACCAGCTCAGCAAAACGAATCTGTACATCCGCGGCCTGCCTCCAGCAACCACTGACCTGGACCTAGTCAAGCTCTGCCAGCC ATACGGCAAGATCGTATCGGCAAAGGCCATCCTCGATAAAACAACGAACAAATGTAAAG GGTATGGGTTTGTGGACTTTGACAGCCCTGCAGCAGCCCAGAAGGCGGTCCATGCCCTAAAGACCAGTGGAATACAAGCCCAGATGGCTAAG CAGCAACAGGAGCAGGACCCCACCAACCTGTACATCTCCAACCTGCCTGTGTCTGTAGATGAGCAGGAGCTGGAGGGGTTGCTGAGGCCTTTTGGACAGGTCATCTCCACCCGCGTCCTCAGAGACTACAGCGGGGCCAGCAGGGGGGTCGGCTTCGCCAG GATGGAGTCCAAGGAGATGTGTAACTCAGTCATAGCCCACTTCAATGGGAAGTTTATCAAGACGGCGCCTGGAACTACGG CTCCCTCTGAGCCTCTGCTGTGTAAGTTTGCTGATGGTCAGAGGAAGAGGCACAGCCACAGTCCCTACATCCCCAGCGGTCGCACATGGCCCCGAGAGGGAGAGCTCAGACTA GGCGGGATGACTCTCACCTACGACCCCACCTCAGCTGCTATGCAGAACGGCTATTATGCCTCTCCCTACACCCTAACGGCCAATAGGATGATGACTCAGCAAGCCATGTCTCCCTACATGTCTCCTGTCACCTCCTACCAG GTACAGAATCCTTCCTGGATGGCCCACCAGCCTTACATCATGCAACACCCA caGGCTGTAATGTCGCCCTCTGTGGACCACTCCATGACAATGCAGCCCACCGCCATCATGACACAGCAGATGGGCCATCTCTCATTGGGCAGCAGTGGAGCG CAGTATATTTCAGCCAACGCTGCAGTCCAGGCAGCCTATATGCCTCAGTACGCCCACATGCAGCAGACAGCCGTAAGTTCCGAG GAAAATGGTTCACAGCAGCAAATGGATTCGTCCAACAATTCGTCTCCCTACAGTCAACAGAGCAAGTAG
- the LOC135542562 gene encoding RNA-binding motif, single-stranded-interacting protein 1-like isoform X12, which yields MIFANTANPLKSTYRKQSYPMAPASPSTVSTSSNSSTTGWDQLSKTNLYIRGLPPATTDLDLVKLCQPYGKIVSAKAILDKTTNKCKGYGFVDFDSPAAAQKAVHALKTSGIQAQMAKQQEQDPTNLYISNLPVSVDEQELEGLLRPFGQVISTRVLRDYSGASRGVGFARMESKEMCNSVIAHFNGKFIKTAPGTTAPSEPLLCKFADGQRKRHSHSPYIPSGRTWPREGELRLGGMTLTYDPTSAAMQNGYYASPYTLTANRMMTQQAMSPYMSPVTSYQVQNPSWMAHQPYIMQHPQAVMSPSVDHSMTMQPTAIMTQQMGHLSLGSSGAYISANAAVQAAYMPQYAHMQQTAENGSQQQMDSSNNSSPYSQQSK from the exons ATGATCTTTGCAAACACTGCCAACCCGTTGAAGAGCACATATCGGAAGCAG TCGTACCCCATGGCTCCAGCCAGCCCCAGCACGGTGAGcaccagcagcaacagcagcaccaCAGGATGGGACCAGCTCAGCAAAACGAATCTGTACATCCGCGGCCTGCCTCCAGCAACCACTGACCTGGACCTAGTCAAGCTCTGCCAGCC ATACGGCAAGATCGTATCGGCAAAGGCCATCCTCGATAAAACAACGAACAAATGTAAAG GGTATGGGTTTGTGGACTTTGACAGCCCTGCAGCAGCCCAGAAGGCGGTCCATGCCCTAAAGACCAGTGGAATACAAGCCCAGATGGCTAAG CAACAGGAGCAGGACCCCACCAACCTGTACATCTCCAACCTGCCTGTGTCTGTAGATGAGCAGGAGCTGGAGGGGTTGCTGAGGCCTTTTGGACAGGTCATCTCCACCCGCGTCCTCAGAGACTACAGCGGGGCCAGCAGGGGGGTCGGCTTCGCCAG GATGGAGTCCAAGGAGATGTGTAACTCAGTCATAGCCCACTTCAATGGGAAGTTTATCAAGACGGCGCCTGGAACTACGG CTCCCTCTGAGCCTCTGCTGTGTAAGTTTGCTGATGGTCAGAGGAAGAGGCACAGCCACAGTCCCTACATCCCCAGCGGTCGCACATGGCCCCGAGAGGGAGAGCTCAGACTA GGCGGGATGACTCTCACCTACGACCCCACCTCAGCTGCTATGCAGAACGGCTATTATGCCTCTCCCTACACCCTAACGGCCAATAGGATGATGACTCAGCAAGCCATGTCTCCCTACATGTCTCCTGTCACCTCCTACCAG GTACAGAATCCTTCCTGGATGGCCCACCAGCCTTACATCATGCAACACCCA caGGCTGTAATGTCGCCCTCTGTGGACCACTCCATGACAATGCAGCCCACCGCCATCATGACACAGCAGATGGGCCATCTCTCATTGGGCAGCAGTGGAGCG TATATTTCAGCCAACGCTGCAGTCCAGGCAGCCTATATGCCTCAGTACGCCCACATGCAGCAGACAGCC GAAAATGGTTCACAGCAGCAAATGGATTCGTCCAACAATTCGTCTCCCTACAGTCAACAGAGCAAGTAG
- the LOC135542562 gene encoding RNA-binding motif, single-stranded-interacting protein 1-like isoform X5 — MIFANTANPLKSTYRKQSYPMAPASPSTVSTSSNSSTTGWDQLSKTNLYIRGLPPATTDLDLVKLCQPYGKIVSAKAILDKTTNKCKGYGFVDFDSPAAAQKAVHALKTSGIQAQMAKQQQEQDPTNLYISNLPVSVDEQELEGLLRPFGQVISTRVLRDYSGASRGVGFARMESKEMCNSVIAHFNGKFIKTAPGTTAPSEPLLCKFADGQRKRHSHSPYIPSGRTWPREGELRLGGMTLTYDPTSAAMQNGYYASPYTLTANRMMTQQAMSPYMSPVTSYQVQNPSWMAHQPYIMQHPQAVMSPSVDHSMTMQPTAIMTQQMGHLSLGSSGAQYISANAAVQAAYMPQYAHMQQTAFFPLQENGSQQQMDSSNNSSPYSQQSK; from the exons ATGATCTTTGCAAACACTGCCAACCCGTTGAAGAGCACATATCGGAAGCAG TCGTACCCCATGGCTCCAGCCAGCCCCAGCACGGTGAGcaccagcagcaacagcagcaccaCAGGATGGGACCAGCTCAGCAAAACGAATCTGTACATCCGCGGCCTGCCTCCAGCAACCACTGACCTGGACCTAGTCAAGCTCTGCCAGCC ATACGGCAAGATCGTATCGGCAAAGGCCATCCTCGATAAAACAACGAACAAATGTAAAG GGTATGGGTTTGTGGACTTTGACAGCCCTGCAGCAGCCCAGAAGGCGGTCCATGCCCTAAAGACCAGTGGAATACAAGCCCAGATGGCTAAG CAGCAACAGGAGCAGGACCCCACCAACCTGTACATCTCCAACCTGCCTGTGTCTGTAGATGAGCAGGAGCTGGAGGGGTTGCTGAGGCCTTTTGGACAGGTCATCTCCACCCGCGTCCTCAGAGACTACAGCGGGGCCAGCAGGGGGGTCGGCTTCGCCAG GATGGAGTCCAAGGAGATGTGTAACTCAGTCATAGCCCACTTCAATGGGAAGTTTATCAAGACGGCGCCTGGAACTACGG CTCCCTCTGAGCCTCTGCTGTGTAAGTTTGCTGATGGTCAGAGGAAGAGGCACAGCCACAGTCCCTACATCCCCAGCGGTCGCACATGGCCCCGAGAGGGAGAGCTCAGACTA GGCGGGATGACTCTCACCTACGACCCCACCTCAGCTGCTATGCAGAACGGCTATTATGCCTCTCCCTACACCCTAACGGCCAATAGGATGATGACTCAGCAAGCCATGTCTCCCTACATGTCTCCTGTCACCTCCTACCAG GTACAGAATCCTTCCTGGATGGCCCACCAGCCTTACATCATGCAACACCCA caGGCTGTAATGTCGCCCTCTGTGGACCACTCCATGACAATGCAGCCCACCGCCATCATGACACAGCAGATGGGCCATCTCTCATTGGGCAGCAGTGGAGCG CAGTATATTTCAGCCAACGCTGCAGTCCAGGCAGCCTATATGCCTCAGTACGCCCACATGCAGCAGACAGCC TTTTTCCCTCTTCAGGAAAATGGTTCACAGCAGCAAATGGATTCGTCCAACAATTCGTCTCCCTACAGTCAACAGAGCAAGTAG